The genomic stretch ATCCAGGTCCGGCGTGCCCCAATAGGTACCAGATTTGAAATAGTTGGGATCAAAGTGGTTGGTGTCGGGCCCTTCGCGCTTCTGATAGGTAGCTTCGGGCCCGGTAAACTTGAAACTATGGTCTACGCCGAAAATGATAACCGGGTCCGCGCCCATCCAATAGGCCATCTGCAGTGCGATATAGGTGACTGTCGCGGAACTGCCAAACCCCGCAACGGCATCTTTAGAAAATGCATTCGTCAATGTTGTGTTGAAGAAGTTCACCTTTCGCCGGGTGTCACGCCGCAGATACCACCGCGCCTTCCAACCGACGAATATCGGGATGCTACTTGCAGCGAATATGTCCTGATGCTGAATCGCCACAAGATTGTTAACACAAACAACTAAATCGGGCCGCCAATTGGTCCGTGGGTAGATAAGGTCGATTTTATTCATGCCGATAGAAGGGACCCCTGCAAAACACTCAAGTGGCGTTTGGTTCAGGCTAGGGCCATTTCCGACGACCAGCATAGGCTTGCCCTTGTGTCGGTCACGCAACGCGTCAAGTGGTTCTTGACGGCCCGTCATCTTGAACGTGACACTATCAAACGCGTAGCGCGCGGGCTGGGTCATTCGAACAACAGATCGGCTGAGTGGGATCATCTACACATGTCCTTTGAGTTTACAAGATGTGATGAACAAACTTGATAAAGTAGCCTGACGTTGATCGAATTACCCTCTGGCAAACTCGGGGCGTTTCATGACCTGTGCCTCGGCAAGCTATTTTAATTCATCAATCATGCCCAGCATCGGTGAACAAGTTACCAGAACAGATTTCATGATTTCAGCACCGTTTCTGCGTTACGCAGTTGGACGATCGCCTCGGCAAAAGACCAGTCTTCCAACGTGTCTATATCAGTGACTTCCAGTTTGTCCATCAAATGCATGGCCGGTTTCTTGCCGATCCGCGCCTTGGTGCATGCAAAACTTTCACGAGAGAAAATATAGAGGTTCGAATTTTCCTCAAACCACGGCTCCAGATCCTGTGTTTGGATCAGATTATCGGGATCATGGTTCACAGCGCTAGCATCGGCACGATAGAAACGGCTTTGTATCTTGTTAACAGTAAACAGAGAGTCACATGTTCCCGCATTCAGTCCATTATAGTAGGCATTGATCGCTTCCTGAATTGTAGGGGCAGACAGCATCGGGTTGGTTGCGTGTGTCATCAGGTAAGTGTCTGCCTCGATCGCGGCAACATCATCTGCCAGAATCAAATTCATTGACACCGAGTCGCCACAAAGTTCGGGCGCGCGGTCTCGGATGCGGATACGTGGGCTGTCGGTTAGGCCATGTTCAGCGAGTATATCGCGAGCATCTGTATTGATGATGACCTCTGCAATTTCGTCAATTTCGAGCAGAGTGTCGAGTATCCATCTAAAAAGGGGTTTGCCATAAAGCGGCCGAAAGTTTTTTCCGGGCACGCGTTGGCTGTTAGCTTTTATTGGGAGAAGTGCGACGCACCGGCCTGAGGGATTCATCCTGTTCTGCCTTATCTTGTAAATGTGGATAGAAAAATTTTTCCTTCGCTTTACGCGAAAGACAACGATGTTCAGTATTGCCCTTGAACGAACCGAGGTACTGGTTCCAACGATAGCGCAGCATATTTATCTTGGAGGTGGAGGTCACGCCATTCAGTCGCGCCGCGCGCCAGTCGCAATATGTGCTTACAATGACGCAGCGTATGACATCCAGCCAAGACAAATGCACTTCCGGCATAATTATTCGAAGTGCTAGGGCCTCACGCTCAAACCGGTGCCGGATCTGCGTCCAGCTTTCATTGTGGTGATGGAATACGACCGCATCAGCGACATATCCCACTTGCATCCCTTGCGCGACAAGCCGTTTTGCAAGTTCCATGTCTTCCAGCCCGGTCAGTTCCTCGTCGAACGGGAATTTTTGCCATGTACTGCGCAACAGAGCTGAGTTTGCATTGTTGCAAAAAAAACCCTCTTGCGGAATGGCTGATCGGTCTGGAAAATACTTAGAGAAAATAAGGCGTTCACTGAAATTGCTCTCGTCGTCACCAATTTGACGACCATAGCTATAAGACACCGAACTATCTAAAAGGGGTCTGCAAAGGTTTTGCAGCCAATAAGAATTCGCTGGAACACAATGTCCAGATATGAACACCAATATCTCTCCATTTGCATATTTGCACCCAAGGTTGAGAGATCTTCCGAATGAGAAATCCTCTTTTTGTATCGTTGTGACACGCACTCCATGAGACCGTGCGATATCTAAAGTATTGTCGGTAGAACCTGAGTCAATCACTACAGTTTCAAGTTCGAAACCTTGGCAGTTCTGTTGTTCAATCATGACCAGCAGGTCATCTAAGTGCCGGCCCTCATTCAGAGATCTGATTACAATGCTAACGAGCATAAACTTCAGTTTTGTTTTTATATTTCATTAACATTTGAAAGCTACGCCAAACGCGTTAGTTGGTATGTATCTTCTTCGATATGTACACTAATTATTAGGCTATTGAGTGCAGCATGGATGATTTGGCTGATGACACCTACACATATGTTTGAATAACCCAATTTTTTGTAAATTTGAGAAAATTTGAGGGTACTCAATCCTTCAAAAATTTTCTTATAATAAAGTATCATGTATCATATTTTTATATCAATTAATTTGAAACATGATTTCTTTTGAAAAGAAAATCCCCCTGGATTGTTCTCCCTTGGTAAAGAACGGAGCGATCACAGGTTACAGATACAAGTTTCCACCCACGTATCGATAGCCATGCAATTATTTCATCGGCCAAGGCCTGCCCTGAGTATAACTCAATGAACGATGCCTCACAGTAGATCCAATCAAAACTGTCCAGTAAACGCTCACTACCCTTCAAGACCTCGCCTTCGAAACCCTGGACATCAATCTTCAGAAGTGCTGGCGACACGATATCTTCCTCGCATAGTACATCCTGAAGTGGTAGCACACAAACAGCCTTCTGAGAAACCACATGAGAACCGGGAAAGATCCGTGACTGAGCATCAGGGGCTAGCAAAGATGAGCTGTCAGATTTAGCTGTCACGTTAATTAACTGATTAGTTGCTTGACTTCCAATCGCGTGACGATAAAGCTGAACGCCTGATTCATGTCCTAATACATCTAGATAAGTGTCGGCAGCCTTATTTAGCGGCTCGAATGCGTGGATATGTGCGTTTGGATGAACGATTTTGCACAGTAGAGAAAATTGCCCAACATTTGCCCCAACATCGACGAGACATTTTATGTTGTTTAAACCTTGCAGTATTTCAAAATGTTCGAAGCTCGGTGCAACACCATGCTTGAGTGCCATCCGCGAAAGTGGATAGCGCAAGGAACGCAACGCCTTCCGAATTTGACGGAGCCTGCGACTAAATTTAGTCATGGTTCATGACCGCTCGTCGCCATTAACAACGTCAATTAACGATACGCGTGCATAAATATCTTCATGCCGCTCAATGTCGTCTTCACCTAAGTAGGCACCAGTCTGGACCTCAATGAGCACCATCTGCACCTTTCCTGGGTTTTCCAGGCGGTGTTTTGCCCCGAGGGGAATATAGACAGACTGGTTCTCGGTCAGGAGCTGCACCTCGCCTCCAATGGTCACTTTTGCGGTGCCCTTTACAACAATCCAGTGTTCAGAACGGTGCAAGTGACTTTGCAAGCTCAAAGCAGCGCC from Yoonia vestfoldensis encodes the following:
- a CDS encoding 6-hydroxymethylpterin diphosphokinase MptE-like protein — encoded protein: MIPLSRSVVRMTQPARYAFDSVTFKMTGRQEPLDALRDRHKGKPMLVVGNGPSLNQTPLECFAGVPSIGMNKIDLIYPRTNWRPDLVVCVNNLVAIQHQDIFAASSIPIFVGWKARWYLRRDTRRKVNFFNTTLTNAFSKDAVAGFGSSATVTYIALQMAYWMGADPVIIFGVDHSFKFTGPEATYQKREGPDTNHFDPNYFKSGTYWGTPDLDQSEIDYTLARHAFEADGRKVYDATVGGKLNVFEKMSVEDAETLLRLRF
- a CDS encoding cytidylyltransferase domain-containing protein, with translation MNPSGRCVALLPIKANSQRVPGKNFRPLYGKPLFRWILDTLLEIDEIAEVIINTDARDILAEHGLTDSPRIRIRDRAPELCGDSVSMNLILADDVAAIEADTYLMTHATNPMLSAPTIQEAINAYYNGLNAGTCDSLFTVNKIQSRFYRADASAVNHDPDNLIQTQDLEPWFEENSNLYIFSRESFACTKARIGKKPAMHLMDKLEVTDIDTLEDWSFAEAIVQLRNAETVLKS
- a CDS encoding glycosyltransferase: MLVSIVIRSLNEGRHLDDLLVMIEQQNCQGFELETVVIDSGSTDNTLDIARSHGVRVTTIQKEDFSFGRSLNLGCKYANGEILVFISGHCVPANSYWLQNLCRPLLDSSVSYSYGRQIGDDESNFSERLIFSKYFPDRSAIPQEGFFCNNANSALLRSTWQKFPFDEELTGLEDMELAKRLVAQGMQVGYVADAVVFHHHNESWTQIRHRFEREALALRIIMPEVHLSWLDVIRCVIVSTYCDWRAARLNGVTSTSKINMLRYRWNQYLGSFKGNTEHRCLSRKAKEKFFYPHLQDKAEQDESLRPVRRTSPNKS
- a CDS encoding FkbM family methyltransferase, which translates into the protein MRYPLSRMALKHGVAPSFEHFEILQGLNNIKCLVDVGANVGQFSLLCKIVHPNAHIHAFEPLNKAADTYLDVLGHESGVQLYRHAIGSQATNQLINVTAKSDSSSLLAPDAQSRIFPGSHVVSQKAVCVLPLQDVLCEEDIVSPALLKIDVQGFEGEVLKGSERLLDSFDWIYCEASFIELYSGQALADEIIAWLSIRGWKLVSVTCDRSVLYQGRTIQGDFLFKRNHVSN